A window of Oligoflexus sp. contains these coding sequences:
- a CDS encoding lytic transglycosylase domain-containing protein — MKIRYLPVYLVCCLAAACQTAQDPEKTPDTAVLQGTAQTAESSADASALADDDDASYSRRFCQDDIYSLYIKESYLDQFSYEPSKKDKNARRLKQEANLEAYKKLNQHLPLFFGGMPVEATPRVYAWIQYFTGRGRMEFLQWMVRSESFRPLVVPMLEKEGLPQELFFLAMIESGFSNTAFSRSAASGTWQFMKPTAKHYGLQINYWVDERRDPLKSTIAAARYLKDLHKQLRDWYLAVAAYNAGPGKVMRAMQATQSRDYWTLSKSPYLLPETKNYVPKLLAALIIASHPENYGFDVAQDIRNTTPMTTITLDHPYSLTEIAEKLEIPARALQRWNPEIMRGITPPPRRLQPVAYQLRLPKPLADQFATIQSDLQQLTVQDVQMHRIQKGETLDNIAKRYRISVKDLIQMNPDLQPQRLKPGRTIAVPVPAIMTGML, encoded by the coding sequence ATGAAGATCCGCTATTTACCAGTTTACCTTGTCTGCTGTCTCGCGGCAGCATGTCAGACAGCACAGGATCCGGAAAAAACTCCAGACACAGCCGTTCTTCAGGGGACCGCACAAACTGCAGAAAGCTCTGCGGATGCGTCCGCGCTTGCGGATGATGACGATGCTTCCTATTCCAGGCGCTTTTGTCAGGATGATATATACAGTCTTTATATAAAAGAAAGCTATCTCGATCAATTTAGTTATGAGCCTTCAAAAAAAGATAAAAACGCCCGCCGCCTGAAGCAGGAAGCCAACCTGGAAGCTTATAAAAAGCTGAATCAGCATCTGCCGCTCTTCTTCGGCGGGATGCCGGTGGAAGCGACGCCGCGCGTGTATGCGTGGATTCAATATTTCACAGGTCGCGGCCGCATGGAGTTTTTGCAGTGGATGGTGCGCAGTGAATCGTTCCGCCCGCTGGTCGTTCCCATGCTGGAAAAAGAGGGTTTACCGCAGGAACTCTTTTTCCTGGCGATGATTGAGTCAGGATTCAGCAACACCGCCTTCAGTCGCTCGGCAGCGTCAGGAACCTGGCAGTTCATGAAGCCGACCGCGAAACACTATGGACTGCAGATCAATTACTGGGTCGATGAACGCCGCGATCCCTTGAAATCCACGATCGCTGCCGCACGCTATCTCAAAGATCTGCATAAGCAGCTGCGGGATTGGTATCTCGCCGTGGCCGCATACAACGCAGGTCCTGGCAAGGTCATGCGGGCGATGCAGGCAACGCAAAGTCGCGACTACTGGACGCTCAGCAAATCACCCTATCTTTTGCCTGAAACCAAAAACTATGTGCCCAAGCTCCTCGCTGCTCTCATCATTGCCAGTCACCCGGAAAACTATGGCTTTGATGTAGCTCAGGACATTCGCAACACGACACCGATGACGACCATCACTCTGGATCATCCCTACAGTCTGACGGAAATCGCCGAAAAGCTGGAAATTCCCGCGCGCGCTCTGCAGCGTTGGAATCCCGAAATCATGCGGGGCATCACCCCACCACCCCGCCGTCTGCAGCCGGTCGCTTATCAGCTGCGTCTGCCGAAACCCCTGGCCGATCAGTTCGCCACGATCCAGTCCGATCTTCAGCAGCTGACCGTGCAGGATGTTCAGATGCACAGGATTCAAAAGGGTGAAACTCTCGATAATATTGCCAAACGCTACCGCATCAGCGTCAAAGACCTGATCCAGATGAATCCCGATCTGCAGCCCCAGCGCTTGAAGCCGGGACGCACGATCGCCGTACCCGTCCCTGCGATCATGACGGGAATGTTGTAA
- a CDS encoding outer membrane protein assembly factor BamD translates to MRLSKKICNILQLLIISALFSTACVEKDVDPNDPAAAFVRARESYDDEMYEIAIQKLGEFKSRFPYSKHAPEAELMVADAHYQLGHFSEAASAYEQFVRLHPRHEKADFAQFRVGESYWAEAPDSIDREQDYTIKAITEWEKLVKNYPQSSQLSKAQELLQQGRRRVAEHSEFIAKFYCKQEIYHACAYRYLQLAEQYPQFKDLSKKAYSKAAVAFEEMSKTKSKDEQSDANIYFKSMSSSELKAKADELKKKADGIAL, encoded by the coding sequence ATGCGATTAAGCAAAAAAATCTGCAACATTCTTCAGCTATTGATTATTTCCGCGCTCTTCTCCACAGCTTGCGTCGAAAAAGATGTGGATCCGAACGACCCTGCCGCTGCTTTTGTGCGCGCGCGTGAATCGTATGATGATGAGATGTATGAAATCGCCATCCAAAAGCTTGGTGAGTTCAAGTCACGTTTTCCGTATTCCAAGCACGCCCCCGAGGCGGAATTAATGGTTGCCGATGCCCACTATCAATTGGGCCATTTCAGTGAAGCGGCCAGCGCCTATGAACAGTTTGTTCGTTTGCACCCGCGACATGAGAAGGCAGATTTTGCCCAGTTTCGCGTTGGTGAATCCTATTGGGCCGAGGCCCCGGATTCCATCGACCGTGAACAGGACTATACCATCAAAGCGATCACGGAATGGGAAAAACTCGTGAAGAATTATCCGCAAAGTTCCCAGCTCAGCAAAGCTCAGGAGCTTCTGCAGCAAGGCCGTCGCCGCGTGGCCGAGCACTCCGAATTTATCGCCAAATTCTACTGCAAACAGGAAATTTATCACGCCTGTGCGTATCGTTATCTGCAGCTGGCCGAGCAGTACCCACAATTCAAGGATCTCAGCAAGAAAGCTTACAGCAAAGCGGCTGTGGCCTTTGAAGAAATGTCCAAGACCAAATCAAAAGACGAACAAAGCGATGCGAATATTTATTTCAAATCCATGTCATCGAGCGAACTCAAGGCGAAAGCGGATGAGTTGAAGAAGAAAGCGGACGGCATCGCGCTCTGA
- a CDS encoding energy transducer TonB, protein MNRESQKEGLFFGLPRQGWFWLVVTVVFSALIHLISLVNLDKLPKRSSMPLPRTKSGPSKVTVKITQKPKLTEKVEDEKDQENQKKIVETPMAPTEAPKNSRFDGAQDHKTEKETRVSNNLPRPKAADPGAAGSDTKTAKEQARTAPQTQAQPLQQQKMTVTPERLAPKKKTELLLSPNGSVSVAKPDRKPRNVYESLMPQAEEMRKQVAAGYQDYVDDNVEVGERVDLNTSNFRYLAYFTSIRKAFELVWTYPSEAVQRGLQGEVKVEFTILKDGTVARVKVLDGSGHRILDDAVVEAIRLAAPFTPLPVGMKKERLTVVGSFRYVLTNYAGAM, encoded by the coding sequence ATGAATAGGGAAAGCCAAAAAGAGGGACTGTTCTTCGGCCTGCCACGCCAGGGCTGGTTCTGGCTGGTCGTGACGGTCGTCTTCTCTGCACTTATCCATTTGATTTCATTGGTGAATTTGGACAAATTACCCAAACGATCCTCCATGCCTCTTCCGCGCACCAAGAGCGGTCCTTCGAAAGTAACGGTAAAAATCACGCAAAAGCCGAAGCTGACGGAAAAAGTCGAAGACGAGAAGGATCAGGAGAACCAGAAGAAAATCGTCGAAACGCCCATGGCCCCCACCGAGGCGCCCAAGAATTCGCGTTTCGATGGCGCTCAGGATCACAAGACGGAAAAGGAAACGCGTGTTTCCAATAATCTTCCCCGCCCCAAAGCCGCCGATCCCGGTGCAGCCGGGTCCGACACAAAAACCGCGAAAGAGCAGGCCAGGACTGCGCCGCAGACTCAGGCCCAACCTTTGCAACAGCAGAAGATGACAGTGACGCCGGAGCGTCTTGCGCCGAAGAAGAAAACGGAACTGCTTTTATCACCGAACGGCAGCGTAAGCGTGGCAAAACCCGATCGCAAGCCACGCAACGTTTACGAATCGTTGATGCCGCAGGCCGAAGAAATGCGCAAGCAGGTGGCGGCGGGCTATCAGGATTATGTTGATGACAATGTTGAAGTTGGTGAGCGCGTTGATCTGAATACGAGCAACTTCCGTTATCTGGCTTATTTCACCTCGATTCGCAAAGCATTTGAATTGGTGTGGACCTATCCTTCAGAAGCTGTCCAGCGCGGACTACAGGGTGAAGTCAAAGTTGAGTTCACTATTCTGAAAGACGGAACGGTCGCGCGGGTGAAAGTGCTCGATGGATCGGGACACCGTATTCTGGATGATGCAGTGGTGGAGGCAATTCGCCTGGCTGCTCCCTTTACACCACTCCCCGTGGGCATGAAGAAGGAGAGGCTGACAGTTGTTGGCTCATTCCGCTATGTTCTCACCAACTATGCAGGCGCCATGTAA
- a CDS encoding 3-dehydroquinate synthase family protein, producing MSAPYQIAPLSVSWAMPDPPMPAKEYFKWPDLPLGEATPVEQKLGWPAGTLRVLDEAFERQLTRKVGWEISPKSRQASFQTAAKVFRRGVALKDQKIEMKAGQYPIRFIKALNWNELLPHNQICIIDQNVAEAHDLKPRPNRVFIRLDEHKKTLDSVGELHQLVKKTGLNTTWNIIGGGILADTAAFAAALHGQSFRLVPTTLLAMVDACIGGKTGVNYAPFGKNQVGLFAFPQEVLIALDWLTTLPPREYLAGLAEGWKHAVLKGDSGLAEKVAQLDRRPQDLHLYLRDLVAVKSEIVAQDPTEQGLRAALNLGHTLAHAIERISQDKNPRNSILHGEAVGIGLLFCIEMSHTLGHLNDKAWQEMTSQLKASRIVSGPDALKRFLGTDDLLSAELMHELLVGIKQDKKNMDPHASEWVLLKDWGTPLSDKGRYTITVSDDEWRRCYESFIKNWA from the coding sequence ATGTCCGCTCCTTACCAGATAGCGCCACTCAGCGTCAGCTGGGCCATGCCTGATCCACCTATGCCGGCCAAGGAATATTTCAAATGGCCTGATTTGCCTTTAGGCGAGGCCACACCCGTGGAACAAAAGCTCGGCTGGCCGGCCGGGACGCTCCGGGTTTTGGATGAGGCCTTCGAACGGCAGCTCACCCGCAAGGTCGGCTGGGAAATATCTCCCAAGTCGCGCCAGGCTTCCTTCCAAACGGCCGCCAAAGTTTTCAGACGCGGCGTGGCCCTGAAGGATCAAAAGATCGAGATGAAAGCGGGCCAGTACCCGATCCGCTTCATCAAGGCACTGAACTGGAACGAACTCCTGCCGCATAACCAGATCTGCATCATAGATCAGAATGTGGCGGAAGCGCATGATCTGAAACCTAGGCCCAACCGCGTTTTCATTCGCCTGGATGAACATAAAAAAACTCTGGACAGCGTCGGCGAACTCCACCAGCTCGTGAAAAAAACCGGCCTCAACACGACGTGGAACATCATCGGCGGTGGCATCCTTGCTGATACAGCCGCGTTTGCTGCCGCGCTTCACGGCCAAAGTTTTCGCCTCGTTCCCACCACGCTCCTGGCCATGGTCGACGCCTGCATTGGCGGCAAAACCGGGGTGAACTATGCGCCCTTTGGAAAAAACCAGGTGGGCCTCTTCGCTTTCCCCCAGGAAGTTCTGATCGCCCTCGACTGGCTCACGACCCTGCCCCCGCGTGAATACCTTGCAGGCCTTGCCGAAGGCTGGAAACATGCTGTGCTGAAAGGCGACTCGGGACTCGCTGAAAAGGTCGCCCAACTCGATCGAAGGCCTCAGGACCTGCACCTTTATCTTCGGGATCTGGTCGCCGTAAAATCAGAAATCGTCGCGCAGGATCCCACCGAACAGGGACTGCGTGCAGCCTTGAACCTTGGGCATACCCTCGCTCATGCGATCGAGCGCATCAGTCAGGATAAAAATCCGCGGAATTCCATCCTTCACGGTGAAGCGGTTGGGATCGGTCTTCTCTTCTGTATCGAGATGAGTCACACGCTCGGACATTTAAACGACAAAGCCTGGCAGGAGATGACGAGCCAGCTCAAGGCCTCGCGCATCGTGTCCGGACCGGACGCGCTGAAACGCTTCCTCGGGACCGACGATCTTTTAAGCGCCGAACTCATGCATGAACTTTTGGTGGGCATCAAGCAGGACAAGAAAAACATGGACCCTCATGCGAGCGAATGGGTCCTTCTGAAAGACTGGGGCACCCCGCTTTCCGATAAAGGCCGCTACACCATAACAGTGAGCGATGACGAATGGCGCCGCTGTTACGAAAGCTTCATTAAGAATTGGGCTTAA
- a CDS encoding response regulator, which yields MSGPRFGSKGESSLRRQIEAIQRKRMVREQVVDLNDFRNLRKELQAPTILVVDDEEIMRNAMKRILENEGYKVILAEDAMALSKVLEHTQLDLILLDINLPWVDGIELCTMLKRHPVLRLVPLILCSGRRGKEDVERGFEAGCDDYITKPFELESMSHAVSKALKREQA from the coding sequence ATGAGCGGTCCACGTTTTGGTTCAAAAGGTGAATCATCGCTACGACGTCAGATCGAAGCGATTCAGCGCAAACGTATGGTCCGCGAGCAGGTCGTGGATTTGAACGACTTCCGGAACCTGCGCAAAGAGCTTCAGGCCCCGACGATCCTTGTCGTTGATGACGAAGAGATCATGCGGAATGCCATGAAGCGGATCCTGGAAAATGAAGGTTATAAAGTCATTTTGGCGGAAGATGCCATGGCCCTGTCCAAGGTTCTGGAGCATACCCAGTTGGATCTGATCCTTCTGGATATCAATCTGCCTTGGGTTGACGGTATCGAGCTCTGCACGATGCTGAAGCGTCATCCCGTCCTCAGACTGGTTCCTCTGATCCTCTGCTCCGGCCGCCGGGGGAAAGAGGACGTGGAGCGGGGGTTTGAAGCCGGCTGTGATGACTACATCACCAAGCCATTCGAACTGGAGAGCATGTCTCACGCCGTCTCGAAGGCGCTGAAGCGCGAGCAGGCCTGA